From the genome of Bifidobacterium asteroides, one region includes:
- a CDS encoding NAD(P) transhydrogenase subunit alpha, whose translation MSGPEQSQITFGVLNETSHDESRVALTPDIVTRLARQGITCLMESCAGIRAGFRDEDYQRAGAAVTDRNTVLSKSQVLGFVNRPDTSLLSRIQNKTWIIGMLGSFSDQDYIKALDEAGLTGIAMERLPRQLSSAQSMDEMTSQNSVMGYKAALVAADAYGSFFPMMTTAAGTIRPAKVLVLGAGIAGLQAIGTAKRLGAVVTAYDVRPASRQEVESLGAKFLDLGLDFSKGQGEGGYARQLNSQEQAQQQAAVDAKAAGFDVVITTAKVPGGKPPRLLSAKGVANLHPGAVVVDCAASDLGGNVEGSQVGTTTTHEGVIMIGAPYLASGVATTASSLLARNVADVLVHFVRNGALSIKADDGIDQALVVTGTAESGARGSTDAASSEKKGHQQ comes from the coding sequence ATGAGCGGACCAGAACAATCTCAGATAACTTTCGGGGTCCTGAATGAAACCAGCCATGATGAGTCGCGCGTGGCCTTGACGCCAGACATCGTGACCCGTCTGGCGAGGCAGGGCATCACCTGTCTGATGGAGTCATGCGCTGGAATCCGAGCCGGCTTCAGGGACGAGGATTATCAGCGAGCAGGAGCTGCAGTCACCGACAGGAATACAGTCCTGTCCAAATCCCAAGTCCTGGGATTTGTCAATAGGCCAGACACATCCTTGCTGAGCCGGATACAAAACAAGACCTGGATCATCGGCATGCTGGGATCTTTCTCAGATCAGGATTACATCAAAGCCCTGGACGAGGCCGGACTGACGGGTATCGCCATGGAACGACTCCCCCGTCAGCTCAGCTCTGCTCAGTCCATGGATGAAATGACCTCGCAGAACTCAGTCATGGGATACAAGGCAGCTCTGGTGGCTGCCGATGCCTACGGATCCTTCTTCCCCATGATGACCACTGCCGCAGGAACCATCCGGCCAGCCAAGGTTCTGGTTCTGGGCGCCGGCATTGCAGGACTGCAAGCCATCGGAACCGCCAAACGTCTGGGAGCCGTAGTCACCGCCTACGATGTCAGACCCGCCTCCAGGCAGGAGGTGGAATCCCTGGGAGCCAAGTTCCTTGACCTGGGACTGGATTTCTCCAAAGGTCAGGGCGAGGGCGGCTATGCGCGCCAGCTGAACAGCCAGGAGCAGGCTCAGCAGCAGGCAGCGGTGGATGCCAAGGCGGCAGGTTTCGATGTGGTCATCACCACAGCCAAGGTCCCAGGAGGGAAGCCGCCCAGGCTCCTGAGTGCCAAGGGAGTGGCCAATCTACACCCCGGAGCCGTGGTGGTGGACTGCGCAGCCAGCGATCTTGGCGGCAACGTTGAGGGGTCGCAGGTAGGAACCACGACCACGCATGAGGGAGTCATCATGATAGGTGCGCCATACTTGGCCAGCGGTGTGGCCACGACGGCCTCCAGCCTGCTGGCCAGGAATGTGGCGGACGTGTTGGTTCATTTTGTCCGCAATGGAGCGCTGAGCATCAAGGCAGATGATGGAATAGATCAGGCGCTGGTCGTAACAGGAACAGCAGAGTCTGGCGCGCGCGGAAGCACAGACGCGGCAAGCAGTGAGAAGAAAGGCCACCAGCAATGA
- a CDS encoding NAD(P)(+) transhydrogenase (Re/Si-specific) subunit beta, whose amino-acid sequence MNTLDIITWFVYLLSSVMFVMGLHCMNSPKTARTGNRISAAGMIIAVAMAFIHLFATGFASSLAIVLLVLGILIGSAAGVYSARKVKMTDMPQLVSVFNTVGGGAAALVALNDILTSEGTPTLVVLITAGLGVVIGSVTFTGSLIAAGKLQGVSLIKNLKLPAKAVWNLLFALLTVLCLVMLCLNPDTRTPWALLTAIFALGYGLVFVIPIGGADMPVVISVLNACTGTAVAMNGLAIDNVALIVAGALVGAAGATLSVLMAQAMNRPLLSVLAGGFGGSSVSASQDQGAQGTMKETTPDDVAVQLVYADKVIFVPGFGLAQAQAQRELADLGELLKGRGVEVSYAIHPVAGRMPGHMNVLLAEANVPYEELIDLDDINPQFPSANVALVVGANDVTNPAARRPGTAVSGMPILDVDKAQHVVVLKRGRGKGYAGIENELYFNPNTQMLFNDAKVSLQAIIASVKELIA is encoded by the coding sequence GTGAACACCCTCGACATCATCACCTGGTTCGTCTACCTCCTCTCCTCGGTCATGTTCGTCATGGGTCTGCACTGCATGAACTCCCCCAAAACGGCCCGCACAGGCAATAGGATTTCTGCAGCAGGCATGATCATCGCCGTAGCCATGGCCTTCATCCACCTGTTCGCCACCGGTTTCGCCTCCTCCCTGGCCATCGTTCTGCTCGTGCTCGGCATCCTGATCGGATCCGCAGCAGGGGTCTACTCGGCCAGGAAGGTCAAAATGACGGACATGCCTCAGCTGGTTTCCGTCTTCAACACGGTCGGCGGCGGCGCAGCAGCCCTGGTCGCCTTGAATGACATACTCACTTCCGAAGGTACCCCGACTCTGGTGGTGCTGATCACCGCCGGGCTCGGTGTGGTCATCGGTTCCGTCACCTTCACCGGTTCCCTGATAGCTGCCGGCAAGCTTCAGGGCGTCAGCCTGATCAAAAACCTGAAGCTGCCGGCCAAGGCTGTCTGGAATCTGCTCTTCGCCCTGCTGACGGTGCTCTGCCTGGTCATGCTCTGCCTGAATCCAGACACTCGGACCCCATGGGCCCTCCTCACGGCCATATTCGCCCTAGGCTACGGACTGGTCTTCGTCATCCCCATCGGCGGCGCTGACATGCCCGTGGTCATTTCTGTTCTGAACGCCTGCACTGGCACAGCTGTGGCCATGAACGGCCTGGCCATCGACAACGTCGCCTTGATCGTGGCTGGCGCACTGGTCGGTGCCGCTGGAGCGACCCTGTCCGTCCTGATGGCACAGGCCATGAACAGGCCTCTCCTGAGCGTTCTAGCTGGAGGGTTTGGCGGTTCCTCTGTCAGCGCCAGCCAGGATCAGGGTGCCCAGGGGACTATGAAGGAGACCACACCCGACGATGTGGCTGTCCAGCTGGTCTACGCAGACAAGGTCATCTTTGTCCCCGGCTTTGGTCTGGCTCAGGCTCAAGCCCAGCGCGAACTGGCCGACTTGGGCGAGCTGCTCAAGGGTCGTGGCGTTGAGGTCTCTTACGCCATCCATCCGGTGGCTGGCCGCATGCCCGGACATATGAATGTCCTCTTGGCCGAGGCCAACGTCCCCTATGAGGAATTGATCGACCTCGACGACATCAATCCCCAGTTCCCATCAGCCAACGTCGCCTTGGTGGTTGGCGCCAATGACGTGACCAACCCCGCGGCCCGCCGACCAGGGACCGCAGTATCCGGCATGCCCATCCTGGACGTTGACAAGGCCCAGCATGTTGTCGTTCTCAAACGAGGTCGCGGCAAGGGCTATGCAGGCATCGAAAACGAGCTCTACTTCAATCCGAATACGCAGATGCTCTTCAACGATGCCAAGGTCAGCCTTCAGGCGATCATTGCATCGGTCAAGGAACTTATCGCCTGA
- a CDS encoding NAD(P) transhydrogenase subunit alpha, which produces MNSLVIAITLFILALLIGVEVIGKVPATLHTPLMSGANSIHGIVIVGVVIIAAEAHSPLSYVLIFLAAILGAMNVVGGYVVTDRMLEMFKSSKSGRKKNKDDQNHQASAVPVANAEDGGADK; this is translated from the coding sequence ATGAATTCCTTGGTCATAGCAATTACACTCTTTATCTTGGCTCTGCTGATCGGCGTTGAAGTGATCGGCAAGGTTCCGGCCACCCTTCATACGCCTCTGATGTCCGGAGCAAACTCAATCCATGGCATTGTGATCGTCGGCGTGGTCATCATTGCAGCGGAGGCGCACTCCCCGCTTTCCTACGTCCTCATTTTCCTGGCGGCCATACTTGGTGCCATGAATGTGGTGGGCGGCTATGTAGTGACGGACAGAATGCTGGAGATGTTCAAATCATCGAAATCCGGCAGGAAAAAGAACAAAGACGACCAGAACCACCAGGCTTCGGCCGTCCCGGTAGCGAATGCTGAGGACGGGGGAGCCGACAAGTGA